From the genome of Mustelus asterias chromosome 7, sMusAst1.hap1.1, whole genome shotgun sequence, one region includes:
- the rmdn1 gene encoding regulator of microtubule dynamics protein 1 isoform X6: protein MTFLGYEAYRSIPGSLIVHANQKVEEIIDQADYLYGTGEVSKLYKLLIEHKDSTNGEILWRLARASRDLAQLGSTPVEKRKQLTYEALEFAKKALERNELSFAAHKWYAICISDVGDYEGTKAKIANAYVIKEHFQKAIEFNPKDATSIHLMGLWCFTFAELPWVQQKIAAMFFATPPSSSYEEALLYFNKAEEADPNFYSKNLLMMGKTYMKLKNKKLALLWLTKARDYPARNEEDRQVVKEATELLKLISNQG, encoded by the exons TGGAAGAAATTATTGACCAGGCTGACTATCTTTATGGTACTGGAGAAGTGTCTAAACTTTATAAGCTCCTTATTGAACACAAAGACAG TACAAATGGTGAGATTCTGTGGCGCCTAGCTCGTGCATCACGTGACTTGGCTCAACTGGGAAGCACCCCTGTGGAAAAGAGGAAGCAACTGACATATGAAGCTTTGGAGTTTGCTAAAAAGGCACTGGAGAGAAATGAATTGAGCTTTGCAGCTCATAAG TGGTACGCTATATGCATCAGTGATGTTGGAGACTACGAGGGCACCAAGGCTAAAATTGCAAATGCCTATGTCATTAAAGAACATTTTCAG AAAGCCATTGAGTTTAATCCCAAAGATGCAACATCAATTCATTTAATGGGATTATG GTGTTTCACATTTGCAGAATTGCCCTGGGTCCAACAGAAGATAGCTGCTATGTTCTTTGCTACACCACCAAGCTCCTCTTATGAAGAG GCTCTCCTATATTTTAACAAAGCCGAGGAAG CTGATCCAAACTTCTACAGTAAAAACTTGCTAATGATGGGTAAAACTTACATGAAATTAAAAAACAAGAAGCTGGCTCTGTTGTGGCTGACGAAAGCAAGAGACTACCCAGCACGTAATGAAGAAGACAGGCAG GTTGTAAAAGAAGCTACAGAATTACTCAAGTTGATCAGCAACCAGGGTTGA